From Methanobacterium congolense, one genomic window encodes:
- a CDS encoding glycosyltransferase family 2 protein translates to MKVSVIIPNYNGKNFLRNCLKTLKNQKCEFQVIIIDNASSDNSVNYIKNNYPEFNIITNDENLGFAAAVNQGISASKTDYVFLLNNDTELEENCISNLVRCIESDENIFAVSSKMIQFENRDLMDDAGDAYTLLGWTKKLGNGRSPDLYNKKREVFSACAGAALYKRNLLNEIGYFDENFFAYLEDVDISYRARIHGYKSIYCPEAVVYHHGSGTSGSKHNAFKVKISARNNVYLPYKNMPWPQLALNILFLLLGYFIKYLFFLKEGYGKYYLDGLKEGFKSRQDINKIKYKGNLINYMKIEWLLIKNTVKFVFL, encoded by the coding sequence ATGAAAGTATCTGTTATAATACCCAATTACAATGGGAAAAATTTCCTTAGAAATTGTTTAAAAACCTTGAAAAATCAAAAATGTGAATTTCAAGTTATAATAATTGATAATGCTTCCTCTGACAACAGTGTTAATTATATTAAAAATAACTACCCTGAATTTAATATAATAACAAATGATGAAAACCTGGGCTTTGCAGCTGCAGTCAACCAGGGAATCAGTGCCTCAAAAACTGATTACGTGTTCCTCCTAAACAACGACACTGAACTGGAGGAAAATTGCATCTCAAACCTTGTAAGATGTATTGAAAGTGATGAAAACATCTTCGCAGTTTCCTCGAAGATGATCCAGTTTGAAAACAGGGATTTGATGGATGATGCAGGTGATGCATACACCCTTCTTGGTTGGACCAAAAAGCTTGGTAACGGAAGATCACCAGACCTTTACAACAAAAAAAGGGAAGTTTTCAGTGCCTGTGCAGGAGCAGCTCTCTACAAAAGAAACCTCCTCAATGAAATTGGATACTTCGATGAAAACTTCTTCGCCTACCTTGAGGATGTTGATATAAGTTACAGGGCTAGAATTCACGGCTACAAATCCATTTACTGCCCTGAAGCCGTTGTTTACCACCACGGCAGTGGAACCAGCGGCAGCAAACACAACGCATTCAAGGTAAAAATATCTGCAAGGAACAATGTTTACTTACCTTACAAGAATATGCCCTGGCCCCAGTTAGCTTTAAATATCTTATTCTTGCTTTTAGGATATTTCATAAAGTATCTGTTCTTCCTGAAGGAGGGCTATGGAAAATATTACTTAGATGGACTGAAAGAAGGGTTTAAATCTCGCCAGGATATAAATAAGATAAAATATAAAGGTAACTTGATTAACTACATGAAAATTGAATGGCTTCTCATTAAAAATACTGTGAAATTTGTTTTTCTATAA